TAGGATGGGCCGCTTGTTCACGTTTGGTGTTGAAAATGATATCTCCGATTCGACTGTCGAATCAGATGGAATTTATCGTTAACCTTGCTGGCTACCTCAGGGATCGCCGCTGTTCAGACGGTGCATTCCAAATTATGGACCGTGTTGCCTTCGTCCTTCCTAAACTCGAGGCGTCCTTTATTGCTAGCCTCGGACAAAAGGATATTGATTCGTACTCCAATTTTGTTGTCGACTGTGAAGCAGATCCGAAAACTGCCAGTGCTCAACGAATCGCTGGTTTCACCACACTTTTCCCTCATCTGGATCCTTACGAACAGTGCCGTTTGGTTGTCGACCTCCGGAGGCGGATCAGATTTGGAGGAATACCTTCTTGCATGCACCTCTACCAGGAATTGTTCCGTGCTTTACCTTCGTGCAATCTGCACGCACCTGGGCCCATCAAGCATGTCATCGTAGCGGTTGTGAGCAGCTTCTTTCAACTCGGCGATCCGGAATTGATCCAAATTCTCATGAACAAAATATGCAGCCTTGGTCCAAACACTTCAGAGCGACCAGCTCAAGAAAACAGATTGATTGATGTGCTCTTGTTGTCTGGCGATTTTTGGGATTTGGCCACTTCATCCGATTTAGGAAAGTCGATGCTCACCAGCCTGATTGAGGCTCAGATTTTATCAGTGATGTGTATGTTCGATCAACTCATTATTCCCAGTGAAGAAAGTCTTGCGATTCAGCAAATCCGACAAACAGGCGAACTCGAGAAATTGGATTTTACGAAGAGCATCGATTTTCTGGAAAATCTGTCACAGCTAGAGCTGCATAATCAACATTGCGAACTAATCCGTGAAGCACGCACTGCTTTTATCACCACCTGGATTAATGGATTCTGCCTACTACTGGATCGGGAGAGGTCTTTTGCTACGCCTAGTTCTAGTACTGACCCGCTTCAAGTTAACATCACTGTTTTCTTGAAAACATTTATCAAGATGGAAAAGAATCTTTACGATAACAACCGGCAAAATGTTTCCATTGGTTTTTCCCActtgttttcaaaaatgtctATAAAGAAATTATGTCAACTAATACTCGATCTTTACAAGATAGATTCAGTGACCCAGCCCTGtttgaaaattgtttcttcGTGCTTTACTGTGTACAGGGACCTAAACCGTCAATTTGTTGGAGAAGATGTAATTTCACTACTGGCGCCTACTATAAAACTTGTCGTGAAAATTGCCAAATGTCTTTTCTGGCTCGGGGACGACGTGTCG
Above is a genomic segment from Daphnia pulicaria isolate SC F1-1A chromosome 8, SC_F0-13Bv2, whole genome shotgun sequence containing:
- the LOC124312310 gene encoding uncharacterized protein LOC124312310 — encoded protein: MERQLHTASREKTIETLRRIISFCCEDPLAVFMDSTCAPGERTYRLLHLCIFLRARQEGLQLLELMSTDFRNAELCGESQSLCYEGIRSNGVAQLIAEFECRVSGWAACSRLVLKMISPIRLSNQMEFIVNLAGYLRDRRCSDGAFQIMDRVAFVLPKLEASFIASLGQKDIDSYSNFVVDCEADPKTASAQRIAGFTTLFPHLDPYEQCRLVVDLRRRIRFGGIPSCMHLYQELFRALPSCNLHAPGPIKHVIVAVVSSFFQLGDPELIQILMNKICSLGPNTSERPAQENRLIDVLLLSGDFWDLATSSDLGKSMLTSLIEAQILSVMCMFDQLIIPSEESLAIQQIRQTGELEKLDFTKSIDFLENLSQLELHNQHCELIREARTAFITTWINGFCLLLDRERSFATPSSSTDPLQVNITVFLKTFIKMEKNLYDNNRQNVSIGFSHLFSKMSIKKLCQLILDLYKIDSVTQPCLKIVSSCFTVYRDLNRQFVGEDVISLLAPTIKLVVKIAKCLFWLGDDVSLETFCQKICTSVPLNKENLLVKKIVSCSSVWPLACTSPPSLATFYVFLDRHIDYLKTIEEPVFSFGQPCAQLPQYPEVEVFLRSSKERMTYHSLASIFHARSFADELTKVCLKNGWCSLKVQAMGSARSAFCEIVKTQDMYQMKMKRFQIVQQE